One part of the Neoarius graeffei isolate fNeoGra1 chromosome 2, fNeoGra1.pri, whole genome shotgun sequence genome encodes these proteins:
- the LOC132874933 gene encoding uncharacterized protein LOC132874933, with product MTMKQIYRVPFDRNTERVKELQYQYVQRIMALEGIETPHLLVFVDEAGFNLAKSRRRGRNIIGQRATVDVPGQRGGNITMCAAISDNGVATRIASLGPYNTQRLLLYLDRLYMDLVPKNERGLEAPHLPQFVIVWDNVSFHRGPLIRAWFNSHPRMRNVFLPPYSPFLNPIEEFFSAWRWRVYERHIGDQRSLLNAMDAACEDITGDQCRGWLRHSLRFFPRCIARENIRCDVDENLWPNREQWMDGQEDEDGDQERVGEDGNSD from the exons ATGACCATGAAACAAATATACAGGGTACCATTCGACAGGAACACAGAGAGGGTGAAAGAACTGCAGTACCAGTATGTGCAG AGAATAATGGCATTGGAGGGGATTGAAACACCTCATCTCCTGGTGTTTGTAGATGAGGCTGGTTTCAATCTGGCCAAGAGCCGCAGGCGCGGACGTAACATCATTGGCCAGCGGGCTACAGTGGACGTCCCGGGTCAAAGAGGGGGAAATATTACAATGTGTGCGGCCATTTCTGACAATGGTGTGGCCACACGTATTGCAAGCCTGGGCCCGTACAACACTCAGAGGCTCCTCCTCTACCTGGACCGTCTGTATATGGATTTAGTCCCCAAAAATGAAAGGGGTCTCGAAGCACCCCACCTACCACAGTTTGTCAttgtgtgggacaatgtgagcttTCACCGTGGCCCACTCATCAGAGCATGGTTCAACAGCCATCCAAGGATGCGTAATGTGTTTTTACCACCATATTCGCCGTTTCTCAATCCTATTGAAGAGTTTTTCTCTGCTTGGAGGTGGAGAGTTTATGAACGCCACATTGGGGATCAGAGGTCTCTCCTCAATGCGATGGATGCTGCCTGTGAAGACATCACAGGCGATCAGTGTCGGGGTTGGCTAAGACATTCACTCCGCTTCTTCCCACGCTGCATCGCAAGGGAGAACATCCGGTGCGATGTAGATGAAAATCTGTGGCCAAACAGAGAGCAGTGGATGGATGGccaggaggatgaggatggtgaCCAGGAGAGGGTGGGGGAAGACGGCAACAGCGACTAG